The following are encoded together in the Macadamia integrifolia cultivar HAES 741 chromosome 10, SCU_Mint_v3, whole genome shotgun sequence genome:
- the LOC122090731 gene encoding uncharacterized protein LOC122090731 codes for MEAVYLLCSIIYTSVTSSFLSLFLLFRSLLRAFTTVSSSSSSSSSSSAPPPLDEEKEEAVAMYEGSVWHERRHPVHHSFRYPVRYVLIDLDRAKPETLLNHFSADQARKITATTGPVFLLTIPTSVGYEQNPLSVYYCYDLEGSIQCLKKCIAEVTNTPWGERVSFIFNPDSDLVAKPLHVSPFMDMLGNWKMKANAPGDHLFLAISVQHPDYGDYFTASLTAKRVSSTSDGAIFFWLMPQKVAVWIYWQALKLWWKNVLFVQHPRYYNPKYREEASMRNRKLQCCQALGKGENSCAQFEGRYSACLDSINSRDRWCVWRDAQWPWS; via the exons ATGGAGGCAGTGTATCTGTTGTGCTCCATTATCTATACTTCCGTGACatcatcttttctttctctctttctccttttccgCTCTCTCTTACGAGCATTTACCAccgtctcttcttcttcttcttcttcttcttcttcttctgctcctcCACCTCTCgatgaggaaaaagaagaagcagtAGCTATGTATGAAGGTTCGGTTTGGCATGAACGCAGGCATCCCGTCCATCATTCCTTTCGATATCCAGTCCGATACGTTCTCATCGACCTTGATCGTGCAAAACCTGAGACGCTCCTCAACCACTTCTCCGCTGACCAAGCTCGCAAAATCACTGCAACCACCGGACCCGT GTTCCTCTTGACAATTCCTACTAGTGTGGGATATGAGCAAAACCCATTGAGTGTATATTACTGCTATGATCTTGAAGGTTCTattcaatgcttgaagaagtgCATTGCTGAG GTAACAAACACACCATGGGGTGAAAGAGTGTCCTTCATTTTCAACCCTGACTCAGATCTAGTGGCAAAGCCATTGCATGTCAGTCCTTTTATG GATATGCTCGGGAACTGGAAAATGAAAGCTAATGCACCTGGTGATCATCTTTTTCTAGCAATTTCAGTTCAGCACCCAGACTATGGTGACTACTTCACAGCTTCCTTGACTGCAAAAAGAGTGTCATCCACATCTGATGGGGCAATATTCTTCTGGTTGATGCCTCAAAAGGTTGCAGTGTGGATATATTGGCAG GCCCTTAAGCTGTGGtggaaaaatgttctctttgtaCAGCATCCAAGGTACTACAACCCAAAATACAGGGAAGAAGCTTCAATGCGCAACAGGAAACTGCAATGCTGTCAGGCTCTTGGAAAAGGAGAGAATAGCTGTGCTCAATTTGAGGGCCGTTATTCGGCTTGTTTGGATAGCATAAATAGCAGAGATCGTTGGTGCGTGTGGAGAGATGCTCAGTGGCCATGGTCTTGA